In a genomic window of Nocardiopsis mwathae:
- a CDS encoding penicillin-binding transpeptidase domain-containing protein: MDERSTPESEGERPATPSGPGGTGEDHPAGPPEPQADTGAQDAPAVASGAQDAPVSAEPAAPHRPTPQPDSDGRSSTGPFPAAPSDGQGTGAFPALPAHPQGTTSFPAAPSDGQGTGAFPAVPAEGPTGGSVADGPSGGTATGPFPAAPAATPPGPPEHSGRPLPGATAGPPPTATPPSGFPQAPATPPHGYRSEPPPLPEPDQGPPRPAAPPAVPTGHPQGDAWPGGAAARPEAEGSGAPTRGIPAPGYGPDFGAAAAGRPRPEEPPRPATPPPFSPQLHEAGADAGTPPHHPGPLGAANAPGEPHRAGGTDGPGGPTGPEGPGTGDDPAPRSRKGLFIGIGAAVVVLALVGGGISWFLTQTPGPDEAAKDYVAAWDSQDYPTMAAAATGEGLADAFEEVEKNLGVEAASVELGDVTADGDTATAAYTATLSLSNAGEWSYEGTFPLTRADGEWKVDFSPAVIHPDLGEGQTLARTNDWGERGHILAADGSRLDTEGATGSVRMLTGQVGPATEEDLEELGPAYQADDPTGQDGLQKAFEERLAGTASTSIRVVAAGEEDKAGESEAVVGTIEGTAGEDVTTSLDPKVQEAAAKAVVTEGKPTSLVAVRPSTGEILAVAMNAGDFNRAFDGQYEPGSSFKIITYEALLENGMSTGAEMNCPKTADVGGWPFKNAGDAAYGKQTVTEAFATSCNTALVTEVEKKLTSESMTKAAEEFGMNADLDIGLPTRRPSFPTPENVTMLAAQSIGQGQVISTPLHMATVPAAIKDGSWRSPVLVTDPALPDQPEPRPIPHAEQLRPMMRAVVTDGTAEKAGFQGEVYGKTGSAEFGTAENEDDELDSHAWMVGYKGDVAFAVVVEGGGAGGSVAGPVAAKFANAL, from the coding sequence GTGGACGAGAGGTCGACCCCGGAGTCGGAGGGCGAGCGGCCCGCGACTCCTTCCGGCCCTGGGGGCACGGGAGAGGATCACCCCGCGGGCCCGCCCGAGCCCCAGGCGGACACGGGGGCACAGGACGCCCCCGCGGTGGCCTCGGGGGCACAGGACGCCCCCGTGTCCGCCGAGCCCGCCGCGCCGCATCGGCCCACCCCGCAGCCGGACTCCGACGGCCGGAGCTCCACGGGGCCGTTCCCCGCGGCCCCCTCCGACGGACAGGGCACCGGGGCCTTCCCCGCACTCCCCGCCCACCCCCAGGGCACCACCTCGTTCCCCGCGGCCCCCTCCGACGGACAGGGCACCGGGGCCTTCCCCGCGGTGCCCGCTGAGGGACCCACCGGCGGTTCCGTTGCCGACGGGCCTTCCGGGGGCACCGCGACGGGGCCGTTCCCTGCCGCGCCCGCCGCCACTCCGCCCGGCCCCCCGGAGCACTCCGGCAGGCCCCTGCCCGGCGCCACCGCCGGGCCACCGCCCACCGCCACACCGCCGTCCGGGTTCCCTCAGGCCCCCGCCACACCGCCGCATGGCTACCGCAGCGAGCCGCCGCCCCTCCCCGAGCCGGACCAGGGGCCTCCGCGGCCCGCCGCGCCACCCGCTGTGCCCACCGGGCACCCCCAAGGGGACGCCTGGCCGGGCGGCGCGGCCGCCCGGCCGGAGGCCGAGGGCTCGGGCGCGCCGACCCGCGGCATCCCCGCACCCGGCTACGGCCCGGACTTCGGTGCCGCGGCCGCAGGCCGCCCGCGGCCGGAGGAGCCGCCGCGTCCCGCCACTCCCCCGCCGTTCTCCCCGCAGCTCCACGAGGCCGGGGCCGACGCGGGCACACCGCCCCACCACCCTGGTCCTCTCGGGGCCGCGAACGCGCCGGGCGAGCCGCACCGCGCGGGCGGGACCGACGGCCCCGGCGGCCCGACCGGCCCCGAGGGCCCGGGGACCGGGGACGACCCCGCTCCCCGCTCCCGCAAGGGCCTGTTCATCGGCATCGGAGCCGCCGTCGTGGTGCTCGCCCTGGTCGGCGGCGGCATCTCGTGGTTCCTGACGCAGACACCCGGTCCCGACGAAGCGGCCAAGGACTACGTCGCCGCGTGGGACTCCCAGGACTACCCGACCATGGCCGCCGCGGCCACCGGCGAAGGGCTGGCCGATGCCTTCGAGGAGGTGGAGAAGAACCTCGGCGTCGAGGCGGCCTCCGTCGAGCTCGGCGATGTCACCGCCGACGGCGACACCGCGACCGCCGCCTACACCGCGACGCTGTCCCTCAGCAACGCGGGTGAGTGGAGCTACGAAGGCACCTTCCCGCTCACCCGAGCCGACGGCGAGTGGAAGGTCGACTTCTCCCCTGCGGTGATCCACCCCGACCTCGGCGAGGGGCAGACGCTCGCCCGGACCAACGACTGGGGCGAGCGGGGGCACATCCTGGCCGCCGACGGCTCCCGGCTGGACACCGAGGGCGCCACCGGTTCGGTACGGATGCTCACCGGGCAGGTGGGCCCCGCCACCGAGGAGGACCTGGAGGAACTGGGCCCGGCCTACCAGGCCGACGATCCCACCGGCCAGGACGGCCTGCAGAAGGCCTTCGAAGAACGCCTGGCCGGAACCGCCTCCACCTCGATCCGCGTCGTGGCCGCGGGTGAGGAGGACAAGGCCGGCGAGTCCGAGGCCGTGGTCGGCACCATCGAGGGCACGGCCGGTGAGGACGTCACCACCTCCCTCGACCCCAAGGTTCAGGAGGCCGCCGCGAAGGCCGTGGTCACGGAGGGCAAGCCCACCTCACTGGTGGCCGTGCGCCCCTCGACCGGCGAGATCCTGGCCGTGGCCATGAACGCCGGCGACTTCAACCGCGCCTTCGACGGGCAGTACGAGCCCGGGTCCTCGTTCAAGATCATCACCTACGAGGCACTGCTGGAGAACGGCATGTCCACCGGCGCCGAGATGAACTGCCCCAAGACCGCGGATGTCGGCGGCTGGCCGTTCAAGAACGCCGGCGACGCCGCCTACGGCAAGCAGACCGTGACCGAGGCCTTCGCCACGTCGTGCAACACCGCGCTGGTCACCGAGGTCGAGAAGAAGCTGACGTCCGAGTCGATGACCAAGGCCGCCGAGGAGTTCGGCATGAACGCCGACCTCGACATCGGCCTGCCGACCCGCCGCCCCTCCTTCCCCACGCCGGAGAACGTCACCATGCTGGCCGCGCAGAGCATCGGCCAGGGGCAGGTCATCTCCACTCCGCTGCACATGGCCACCGTCCCGGCCGCGATCAAGGACGGCTCCTGGCGGTCGCCGGTGCTGGTCACCGACCCGGCACTGCCCGATCAGCCGGAGCCCCGGCCGATCCCGCACGCCGAGCAGCTCCGCCCGATGATGCGTGCCGTCGTCACCGACGGCACGGCGGAGAAGGCCGGTTTCCAGGGCGAGGTCTACGGCAAGACGGGGTCGGCGGAGTTCGGCACCGCCGAGAACGAGGACGACGAACTGGACTCGCACGCCTGGATGGTCGGGTACAAGGGCGACGTGGCCTTCGCCGTCGTCGTGGAGGGCGGCGGCGCGGGCGGCTCGGTCGCCGGGCCGGTGGCCGCGAAGTTCGCCAACGCCCTGTAG
- a CDS encoding coiled-coil domain-containing protein: MALDTDANTCNFPGCDRPVPRSSSPGRPPEYCDRPEHTRWRAWRERQRLQQEAEEHRRAAEEAHQAAPAPGTAATGPNGRAPATPADGSGTARRTADPAPSPADPAPVTSARLRADDLLTRFAVQAEQLTATLEAATRAFGTMTDPASAEAQVEAARLDAARRVAEADTARLEAENRRRTAEQARLAAEEAAASAIAATGAAERMADEAILRREAAHAERDTAREQRDAAAAERTAALDRARNAAEELEAARTDFASRLADAEHRIEDERDQAAAALDQERSRARQELATAREQAAAEADRLRGRLAEEARAKDEAVGRAERAEADAGRERSRTAELTAELERTRRAHDTDRARFSRELDEQRASATRALADLKETAAERLAAVQERLTAVEHSRDQALHRAERAESHLDDALAELKHLRAASGGDGRADADR; encoded by the coding sequence GTGGCCCTCGATACCGACGCGAACACCTGCAATTTCCCCGGATGCGACCGGCCCGTGCCCCGCAGCAGCTCCCCCGGGCGGCCGCCGGAGTACTGCGACCGGCCCGAGCACACCCGCTGGCGGGCCTGGCGGGAACGCCAGAGGCTCCAGCAGGAGGCCGAGGAGCACCGACGCGCCGCCGAAGAGGCGCACCAGGCGGCACCCGCGCCCGGCACGGCCGCCACCGGGCCGAACGGCAGAGCCCCCGCCACCCCCGCCGACGGATCGGGAACCGCGCGCCGCACCGCGGACCCGGCCCCCTCCCCGGCCGACCCGGCACCGGTGACGAGCGCACGGCTGCGCGCCGACGACCTGCTGACCCGCTTCGCCGTCCAAGCCGAGCAGCTGACCGCGACACTGGAGGCCGCGACCCGGGCATTCGGCACCATGACCGACCCGGCGAGCGCCGAAGCCCAGGTGGAGGCCGCCCGCCTGGACGCCGCCCGGCGCGTCGCCGAGGCCGACACCGCCCGCCTGGAGGCCGAGAACCGCCGCCGCACCGCCGAGCAGGCCCGCCTCGCCGCCGAGGAGGCCGCGGCATCGGCCATCGCCGCGACCGGAGCCGCCGAACGCATGGCCGACGAGGCGATCCTGCGCCGCGAGGCCGCCCACGCCGAGCGGGACACGGCACGCGAACAGCGCGACGCGGCCGCCGCCGAGCGCACCGCGGCCCTGGACCGGGCCCGCAACGCCGCCGAGGAGCTGGAAGCGGCGCGCACCGACTTCGCATCGCGCCTCGCCGACGCCGAGCACAGGATCGAGGACGAACGCGACCAGGCGGCCGCGGCCCTCGACCAGGAGCGCAGCCGCGCCCGGCAGGAGCTCGCCACCGCCCGTGAGCAGGCGGCCGCGGAGGCCGACCGCCTCCGCGGCCGGCTCGCCGAGGAGGCGCGGGCCAAGGACGAGGCCGTCGGCCGTGCCGAACGCGCCGAGGCCGACGCCGGACGGGAACGCTCCCGCACCGCGGAACTCACCGCCGAGCTGGAGCGCACGCGCCGGGCCCACGACACCGACCGCGCCCGCTTCTCCCGCGAGCTCGACGAACAACGCGCCTCGGCGACCCGTGCCCTGGCCGACCTGAAGGAGACGGCCGCCGAACGCCTCGCCGCCGTCCAGGAGCGACTGACCGCGGTCGAGCACAGCCGCGACCAGGCCCTCCACCGCGCCGAACGCGCCGAATCCCACCTCGACGACGCCTTGGCCGAGCTCAAGCACCTACGCGCCGCCTCCGGTGGCGACGGTCGCGCCGACGCCGACCGGTAG
- a CDS encoding FUSC family protein, producing the protein MGDVHDQGASRDSGGDPTPSEPIWNPPARVRSRIAERPRPRVDLSAIFGLASGSWAWTTAAQAAIAMSVSFTIALFLIGPQVATLAALGSMTVLYEKKTPYGYRAVALAVVGLGFVASVAVGSLASATLWTGAIAIGAVAGISTWLCQALRAEKPGAIFFVVVCAISTIAPGGLADVPTHAGIAAIGAAVGWAVSMAGAPVRSRHPENRAVAEAFRQLAELMRAIGTPQLDHVQHEASLAVAEAWRIVLLAQTRGYRDTPAAARLRALLRWVSDIHLTATDVSLARTEPLPEAAVVFAEGLADAVGRPDQCPAPDTLDGLYRGLRPRSLEVRLYNRLVRAAQAARRSEHEDEGHGLGLYDSRSPSVASSLRSSLTRDSLIRPTALRMGITVAAAGLLGLALGFERFYWISITATAVLQGGNVVLTVNRSMQRALGTLVGVAIAAWLLMLDLPLPAIIALASAFQGLTQLVVGRNYFYGSVFLTPMALLLAHTAAPFPVTTLAETRITDTVVGSLVGMLGALLLWRRASASRLPQTITTALDRSRAAVVAVLDPDVTIGPERRYRLRRDLRAALLSLRGVYDSAIGDVPRARTTRPLWPVVVATQRTGYLALAALALEKPPAASYITLQRVDLAFQELMSAMREHRSPRLGALPRLTDYPRINMELRALSSSMRTAVAQDQRSAALEAERRAQRERHRARQEVDADL; encoded by the coding sequence ATGGGGGACGTGCACGACCAGGGGGCTTCACGAGACAGCGGCGGCGATCCGACACCCAGTGAGCCCATCTGGAACCCGCCGGCCCGGGTGCGGTCGAGGATCGCCGAGCGGCCGCGGCCGCGGGTCGACCTGTCGGCGATCTTCGGGTTGGCCTCCGGAAGCTGGGCGTGGACCACCGCCGCGCAGGCGGCGATCGCGATGTCGGTGTCGTTCACCATCGCCCTGTTCCTGATCGGCCCGCAGGTGGCGACCCTGGCCGCGCTGGGGTCGATGACCGTCCTGTACGAGAAGAAGACCCCGTACGGCTACCGCGCCGTGGCGCTCGCCGTCGTGGGGCTCGGGTTCGTCGCGAGCGTGGCGGTGGGGTCACTCGCCTCGGCCACCCTGTGGACCGGGGCGATCGCCATCGGCGCGGTCGCGGGCATCTCCACCTGGCTGTGCCAGGCACTGCGCGCGGAGAAGCCCGGTGCGATCTTCTTCGTGGTCGTCTGCGCCATCTCCACCATCGCCCCCGGCGGCCTGGCCGACGTCCCCACCCATGCCGGGATCGCGGCCATCGGGGCGGCCGTGGGCTGGGCGGTGTCGATGGCCGGTGCCCCGGTCCGCAGCCGGCACCCGGAGAACCGCGCGGTCGCCGAGGCCTTCCGCCAGCTGGCCGAGCTGATGCGGGCGATCGGCACGCCCCAGCTGGACCACGTGCAGCACGAGGCCTCCCTCGCGGTCGCCGAGGCCTGGCGGATCGTGCTGTTGGCGCAGACCCGCGGCTACCGTGACACGCCCGCCGCGGCGCGGCTGCGGGCGCTGCTCCGCTGGGTCTCCGACATCCACCTGACCGCCACGGACGTGTCCCTTGCGCGCACCGAACCGCTGCCGGAGGCCGCGGTCGTGTTCGCCGAGGGCCTGGCCGACGCCGTGGGCCGCCCCGACCAGTGCCCCGCCCCCGACACCCTCGACGGGTTGTACAGGGGGCTGCGCCCGCGCTCGCTGGAGGTGCGCCTGTACAACAGGCTGGTCCGGGCCGCGCAGGCGGCGCGGCGGTCCGAGCACGAGGACGAGGGGCACGGGCTGGGACTGTACGACAGCCGCTCCCCCTCGGTGGCGAGCTCGCTGCGGTCCAGCCTGACCCGCGACTCGCTGATCCGCCCGACCGCGCTGCGCATGGGCATCACCGTCGCCGCCGCCGGACTCCTCGGGCTGGCGCTGGGTTTCGAGCGCTTCTACTGGATCTCGATCACCGCGACCGCGGTCCTGCAGGGCGGCAACGTCGTCCTCACCGTGAACCGGTCCATGCAGCGCGCGCTGGGGACACTGGTCGGTGTCGCCATCGCCGCCTGGCTGCTCATGCTCGACCTGCCGCTGCCCGCGATCATCGCGCTCGCTTCGGCCTTCCAGGGACTCACCCAGCTGGTGGTCGGACGGAACTACTTCTACGGCAGCGTGTTCCTCACTCCGATGGCGCTGCTGCTCGCGCACACAGCGGCGCCCTTCCCGGTGACCACACTGGCCGAGACCCGTATCACCGACACGGTCGTCGGCTCGCTCGTCGGCATGCTCGGCGCGCTCTTGCTGTGGCGGCGCGCGTCGGCCTCGCGCCTCCCGCAGACCATCACCACCGCGCTGGACCGCTCCCGAGCGGCGGTCGTGGCGGTGCTGGACCCCGACGTCACGATCGGCCCTGAGCGCCGCTACCGGCTCCGCCGCGACCTGCGCGCGGCGCTGCTGAGCCTGCGCGGCGTGTACGACAGCGCCATCGGCGACGTTCCGCGTGCCAGGACCACCCGTCCGCTGTGGCCGGTCGTGGTGGCGACCCAGCGCACCGGCTATCTCGCGCTGGCGGCGCTGGCGCTGGAGAAGCCGCCCGCCGCCTCGTACATCACCCTGCAGCGGGTGGATCTCGCCTTCCAGGAGCTGATGTCGGCGATGCGCGAGCACCGCTCGCCGCGGCTGGGCGCGCTGCCCCGGCTGACGGACTACCCGCGGATCAACATGGAGCTGCGGGCGCTGTCCTCGTCGATGCGCACCGCGGTGGCCCAGGACCAGCGCAGCGCGGCGCTGGAGGCGGAGCGCCGGGCGCAGCGCGAGCGGCACCGCGCCCGCCAGGAGGTCGACGCCGACCTGTAG
- a CDS encoding 1-acyl-sn-glycerol-3-phosphate acyltransferase, producing MSPYGIAKAVIAPVTRALWPIRVTGAEHIPTEGPVILASNHLSVLDPLVIGVAVRRPVTFIAKRELFAEGNIAQRAFTRALRAIGQLSVDRRPGQSSQEAMDNSLRVLQEGAVFGIFPEGSRSPDGRLYKGQTGLAWLALRADVPVVPVALVGTDRILPRGRRLPAIFRRVEVRCGPPVDLSDWAGKHDHARSRRAATDAVMAAVREISGQEAVARYAGSVKAESV from the coding sequence GTGTCGCCCTACGGCATCGCCAAAGCGGTGATCGCCCCTGTCACGCGGGCGCTGTGGCCGATCCGCGTGACGGGAGCGGAGCACATTCCCACCGAGGGTCCCGTCATCCTCGCGTCCAACCACCTGTCCGTACTCGACCCCCTGGTGATCGGCGTGGCCGTGCGCCGCCCGGTCACCTTCATCGCCAAGCGGGAGCTGTTCGCCGAGGGGAACATCGCCCAGCGCGCCTTCACCCGGGCGCTGCGCGCCATCGGTCAGCTGTCGGTCGACCGGCGGCCCGGCCAGAGCTCGCAGGAGGCGATGGACAACAGCCTGCGGGTGCTGCAAGAGGGCGCCGTGTTCGGCATCTTTCCGGAGGGCAGCCGGTCGCCCGACGGCCGCCTGTACAAGGGACAGACCGGCCTGGCCTGGCTCGCCCTGCGAGCCGACGTTCCGGTAGTGCCCGTCGCGCTGGTCGGGACCGACCGGATCCTGCCCCGGGGGCGGCGGCTGCCCGCGATCTTCCGCCGGGTCGAGGTGCGCTGCGGCCCTCCGGTCGACCTCTCCGACTGGGCCGGCAAGCACGACCACGCACGCTCCCGGCGCGCCGCGACGGATGCCGTCATGGCCGCTGTCCGGGAGATCTCCGGCCAGGAGGCGGTGGCCCGCTACGCGGGCTCGGTCAAGGCCGAGTCGGTCTAG
- a CDS encoding pyridoxamine 5'-phosphate oxidase family protein, producing the protein MSSTAAPYPATPRTTPTRARERAHYDHATVHAILDSDYICHLGFVSADGGPIVLPTTYARVGSRLYLHGSTGSRPLRGAAEGLRVCVTVTRTDGLVLARSGMHHSLNYRSVVAHGTAHRVTDPDEHRTALDAIIDRIVPGRAADCRPATAKELAQTAVIRLDLREVSAKVRTGGVNDEPEDRDLPTWAGVIPVSRTLGTPVPDPAMSAETPLPDYLRRLLAEQGLRRGQE; encoded by the coding sequence GTGAGCAGTACTGCCGCCCCCTACCCCGCCACCCCGCGCACCACCCCGACCCGCGCGCGCGAACGCGCGCACTACGACCACGCGACCGTCCACGCCATCCTCGACTCCGACTACATCTGCCACCTCGGCTTCGTGTCGGCCGACGGCGGCCCCATCGTCCTGCCCACGACCTATGCCCGCGTCGGCAGCCGCCTCTACCTGCACGGATCCACCGGAAGCCGCCCGCTGCGCGGCGCCGCCGAGGGCCTGCGGGTCTGCGTCACCGTCACCCGCACCGACGGGCTCGTGCTCGCCCGCTCCGGTATGCACCACTCACTCAACTACCGCTCCGTCGTGGCACACGGGACCGCCCACCGCGTCACCGACCCCGACGAGCACCGCACCGCCCTCGACGCGATCATCGACCGCATCGTCCCCGGCCGCGCCGCCGACTGCCGCCCGGCCACCGCCAAGGAGCTCGCCCAGACCGCCGTCATCCGCCTGGACCTGCGGGAGGTGTCGGCCAAGGTCCGCACCGGCGGAGTCAACGACGAACCGGAGGACCGCGACCTCCCGACCTGGGCCGGCGTCATCCCCGTCTCCCGGACGCTCGGCACCCCCGTCCCCGACCCCGCGATGTCGGCGGAGACCCCCCTGCCCGACTACCTGCGCCGCCTCCTGGCGGAGCAGGGACTGCGGCGCGGACAGGAATAG
- a CDS encoding cyclase family protein, protein MTQLVDISHQITAGMTTHPGLPGPEIDDHLTFEESQRRYAAGTEFSIGRISMVANTGTYLDTPAHRYRDGADLADLDLEKVAGLPGLVVTADEREIGAEAFKGLEAEGRAVLIRTGWDRHWRTEAYGSPEHPFLSEDAARALVDAGAALVGIDTVNVDDTSEDAGGARPAHSALLAAGIPIVENLCELGRLPTEGFTFFAVPAKVRGLAAFPVRAFAMV, encoded by the coding sequence GTGACACAGCTGGTCGACATCAGCCACCAGATCACCGCCGGGATGACCACCCACCCGGGACTCCCCGGACCGGAGATCGACGACCACCTGACCTTCGAGGAGTCACAGCGGAGGTACGCGGCGGGCACGGAGTTCAGCATCGGCCGCATCTCGATGGTCGCCAACACCGGCACCTACCTCGACACACCCGCACACCGCTACCGCGACGGCGCCGACCTCGCCGACCTCGACCTGGAGAAGGTCGCCGGCCTGCCCGGCCTCGTCGTGACCGCCGACGAACGGGAGATCGGCGCCGAGGCGTTCAAGGGACTGGAGGCGGAGGGCAGGGCGGTGCTCATCCGCACCGGCTGGGACCGGCACTGGCGGACCGAGGCCTACGGCTCACCCGAGCACCCCTTCCTCTCCGAGGATGCGGCGCGGGCGCTGGTGGACGCGGGTGCGGCGCTCGTCGGGATCGATACGGTCAACGTCGACGACACCTCCGAGGACGCGGGCGGCGCGCGCCCCGCACACTCCGCGCTGCTGGCCGCGGGCATCCCGATCGTGGAGAACCTGTGCGAGCTGGGCCGCCTGCCGACCGAGGGCTTCACCTTCTTCGCCGTCCCGGCCAAGGTGCGGGGCCTGGCCGCCTTCCCTGTCCGGGCCTTCGCCATGGTCTGA
- a CDS encoding FAD-dependent oxidoreductase: MGIVGAGPAGIYAADLLTKDETLTASGTPVSIDILDKLPSPYGLVRYGVAPDHPRIKQIQGALHKILDKPEIRFIGNVEYGVDLKLEDLQHHYDAVIFATGSDRDRPLDIPGIDLPGSHGAADFVFWYDSHPDVAPDWHVEGTSVAVIGAGNVAVDVARILAKDADDLLDTDITDNVHRGLRAKKITDVHVFARRGIAQGKFTPMELRELDKQAGVEVIVYPEDFDLDDASLAAIEDSNQIKTNVKVLQNWAIRDPRGEGKRLHLHFLHRPVEVLGTERVEGLRTERMELTGDGDVRGTGEFVDHEVQAVYRAIGYLGSPATDLPFDEDRGVIPNDGGRVLDLDDAPIPGVYATGWIKRGPVGLIGHTKGDALETVTNLVADRDGFAPAAAPEPESFIQLLEERGVRYTTWEGWQRLESHEESLGEPQGRKRVKVLQREEMTRIARDEA; this comes from the coding sequence GTGGGAATCGTGGGCGCGGGCCCTGCGGGTATCTACGCGGCCGACCTTCTGACCAAGGACGAGACCCTGACCGCGAGCGGCACACCCGTCAGCATCGACATCCTGGACAAGCTGCCGTCCCCCTACGGCCTGGTGCGCTACGGCGTGGCCCCCGACCACCCCCGGATCAAGCAGATCCAGGGCGCCCTGCACAAGATCCTGGACAAGCCCGAGATCCGCTTCATCGGCAACGTCGAGTACGGCGTCGACCTCAAGCTCGAAGACCTGCAGCACCACTACGACGCCGTCATCTTCGCCACCGGCTCGGACCGCGACCGCCCCCTGGACATCCCCGGCATCGACCTGCCCGGCAGCCACGGCGCCGCCGACTTCGTCTTCTGGTACGACAGCCACCCCGACGTCGCCCCCGACTGGCACGTCGAGGGGACCAGCGTCGCCGTCATCGGCGCCGGGAACGTCGCCGTCGACGTGGCGCGGATCCTCGCCAAGGACGCCGACGACCTCCTCGACACCGACATCACCGACAACGTGCACCGGGGACTGCGCGCCAAGAAGATCACCGACGTGCACGTCTTCGCCCGGCGCGGCATCGCCCAGGGCAAGTTCACCCCCATGGAGCTTCGTGAGCTGGACAAGCAGGCCGGCGTCGAGGTGATCGTCTACCCCGAGGACTTCGACCTGGACGACGCGAGCCTCGCCGCGATCGAGGACTCCAACCAGATCAAGACCAACGTCAAGGTCCTGCAGAACTGGGCGATCCGCGACCCCCGCGGTGAGGGCAAGCGCCTGCACCTGCACTTCCTGCACCGCCCCGTCGAGGTCCTCGGCACGGAGCGGGTCGAGGGGCTGCGCACCGAGCGCATGGAGCTGACGGGCGACGGCGATGTGCGCGGCACCGGCGAGTTCGTCGACCACGAGGTCCAGGCCGTCTACCGCGCCATCGGGTACCTCGGCTCCCCCGCCACCGATCTGCCCTTCGACGAGGACCGGGGCGTCATCCCCAACGACGGCGGCCGCGTCCTGGACCTCGACGACGCCCCCATCCCCGGGGTCTACGCCACCGGCTGGATCAAGCGCGGCCCGGTCGGCCTCATCGGCCACACCAAGGGCGACGCACTGGAGACCGTCACCAACCTGGTGGCCGACCGCGACGGCTTCGCCCCGGCCGCCGCCCCGGAGCCGGAGTCCTTCATCCAGCTGCTGGAGGAGCGCGGCGTCCGCTACACCACCTGGGAGGGGTGGCAGCGCCTGGAGTCCCACGAGGAGTCTCTGGGCGAGCCCCAGGGCCGCAAGCGCGTCAAGGTCCTCCAGCGCGAGGAGATGACGCGGATCGCCCGCGACGAGGCCTGA